In one Pungitius pungitius chromosome 13, fPunPun2.1, whole genome shotgun sequence genomic region, the following are encoded:
- the LOC119214333 gene encoding C-X-C motif chemokine 9-like has translation MKLGRQSVCTLAFLSLCFMLITVRESDTAFVPGRCLCPHTRQGVRGKLKALTVYPKSPSCDRLTVIVTLNSTNDAVCLNPEAPMGKQLIRCWNRAQKLGRDVTLCLKRRRRGRGRQRSRLRSRGLNQKASSSTSQ, from the exons ATGAAGCTCGGTCGTCAGTCAGTCTGTACGCTCGCCTTCTTGAGTCTCTGCTTTATGCTGATCACAG TGAGAGAATCAGACACCGCGTTCGTCCCAGGAAGATGtttgtgtccacacacacgACAAGGTGTCAGGGGGAAACTGAAAGCGCTGACAGTATACCCGAAAAGCCCCAGCTGTGACAGATTAACAGTCAT AGTGACACTAAACAGTACCAATGATGCAGTGTGTCTGAATCCGGAGGCGCCGATGGGCAAACAACTGATTCGCTGCTGGAATAG AGCTCAAAAGTTGGGTCGTGATGTGACGCTTTGcctaaagaggaggaggaggggcagaggTCGGCAACGCTCTCGACTGAGGAGCCGGGGCCTCAACCAAAAAGCATCCTCCTCTACGTCCCAATAG
- the rassf4a gene encoding ras association domain-containing protein 4a, producing the protein MGEHPTYVKLSEEKLIPKSAILSLLRTYNCYHKGKNFQLRTREEDEALILEGLLNIYWGLRRPIRLQMYDDNERFRLNRNDGSGLEKQLSGESNNNSAGTDGGPASGDMCRREEEEDSPQLLRTRSDASFMRVQRRSKTHTARDLQRLRTHRFSINGHFYNHKTSVFTPAYGSVTNVRVNSAMTTGQVLNLLLQKFRVENKCEEFVLYMVHESGERTRLKDGEYPLVARVLCGPCEKISKILITEADVGEEVTYDVAQYIKFEIPVLDSFVEKLKEEEEREINKLTKKYSALKNMIQHQLEDRI; encoded by the exons ATGGGTGAGCATCCGACCTACGTGAAGCTCAGTGAAGAGAAACTTATACCAAA GTCCGCCATCCTGTCACTGCTTCGGACCTACAACTGTTACCACAAAGGGAAAAACTTCCAGCTGAGGACTCGTGAG gagGATGAGGCGCTCATCCTCGAGGGGTTGCTGAACATCTATTGGGGTCTACGCCGACCAATCCGACTTCAGATGTACGACGACAATGAAAGATTTCGTCTGAACCG AAACGATGGATCTGGTTTGGAAAAGCAGCTCTCAGGGGAGTCCAACAATAACTCAGCGGGCACAGATGGTGGACCAGCGA GTGGGGACATGTGTCgtcgagaggaggaggaggattctcCTCAGCTACTGAGGACCAGGAGTGACGCCTCCTTCATGCGGGTTCAGAGGAGGTCGAAGACACACACCGCCAGAGATTTGCAGCGCTTGCGAACACACAGGTTCTCAATCAACGGACATTTTTACAACCACAAG ACCTCTGTGTTTACTCCGGCCTACGGCTCAGTCACTAACGTACGAGTGAACAGCGCCATGACGACCGGACAAGTCctcaacctgctgctgcagaagttCAGG gTGGAGAATAAATGTGAAGAGTTCGTCCTTTACATGGTGCACGAGTCCGGCG AAAGGACCCGACTGAAGGATGGTGAATACCCGCTGGTGGCTCGTGTGCTTTGTGGACCCTGTGAGAAGATCTCCAAAATCCTGATCACGGAGGCGGACGTGGGAGAGGAAGTTACATACGAT GTTGCCCAATACATCAAGTTTGAAATTCCTGTTTTAGACAGTTTTGTCGAGAAactcaaagaagaagaagaacgtgaAATAAACAAACTGACCAAAAA GTACAGCGCTCTGAAGAATATGATCCAACATCAGCTCGAGGACAGAATATGA